In one Saimiri boliviensis isolate mSaiBol1 chromosome 21, mSaiBol1.pri, whole genome shotgun sequence genomic region, the following are encoded:
- the DERL3 gene encoding derlin-3 isoform X1: MAWQGLAAEFLQVPAVTRAYTAACVLTTAAVQLELLSPFQLYFNPHLVFRKFQVWRLVTNFLFFGPLGFSFFFNMLFVFRYCRMLEEGSFRGRTADFVFMFLFGGVLMTLLGLLGSLFFLGQALVAMLVYVWSRRSPRVRVNFFGLVTFQAPFLPWALMGFSLLLGNSILVDLLGIAVGHIYYFLEDVFPNQPGGKRLLLTPGFLKLLLDAPAEDPNYLPLPEEQPGPHLPPPQQ; encoded by the exons ATGGCGTGGCAGGGACTGGCGGCCGAGTTCCTGCAGGTGCCGGCGGTGACGCGGGCCTACACCGCAGCCTGCGTCCTCACCACCGCTGCGGTG CAACTGGAGCTCCTCAGCCCCTTCCAACTCTACTTCAACCCGCACCTCGTGTTTCGGAAGTTCCAG GTTTGGAGGCTCGTGACCAACTTCCTCTTCTTCGGGCCCCTGGGATTCAGCTTCTTCTTCAACATGCTCTTCGT GTTCCGCTACTGCCGCATGCTGGAAGAGGGCTCCTTCCGTGGCCGCACGGCCGACTTTGTCTTCATGTTTCTCTTCGGAGGGGTCCTTATGACC CTGCTGGGACTCCTGGGTAGCCTGTTCTTCCTGGGCCAGGCCCTCGTGGCCATGCTGGTGTACGTGTGGAGCCGCCGCAGCCCTCGGGTGAGGGTCAACTTCTTTGGCCTGGTCACTTTCCAGGCACCGTTCCTGCCTTGGGCACTCATGGGCTTCTCGCTGCTGCTGGGCAACTCCATCCTCGTGGACCTGCTGG GGATTGCCGTGGGCCACATCTACTACTTCCTGGAGGATGTCTTCCCCAACCAGCCTGGAGGCAAGAGGCTCCTGCTGACCCCTGGTTTCCT AAAGCTGCTCCTGGATGCCCCTGCGGAAGACCCCAATTACCTGCCCCTCCCTGAGGAACAGCCGGGACCCCACCTGCCACCCCCACAGCAGTGA
- the MIF gene encoding macrophage migration inhibitory factor, whose protein sequence is MPMFIVNTNVPRASVPDGFLSELTQQLAQATGKPPQYIAVHVVPDQLMAFGGSSEPCALCSLHSIGKIGGAQNRSYSKLLCGLLADRLRISPDRVYINYYDMNAANVGWNNSTFA, encoded by the exons ATGCCGATGTTCATTGTGAACACCAACGTGCCCCGGGCCTCTGTGCCGGACGGGTTCCTCTCCGAGCTCACCCAACAGCTGGCGCAGGCCACCGGCAAGCCGCCCCAG TACATCGCGGTGCACGTGGTCCCGGACCAGCTCATGGCCTTCGGGGGCTCCAGCGAGCCCTGCGCGCTCTGCAGCCTGCATAGCATCGGCAAGATTGGCGGCGCGCAGAACCGCTCCTACAGCAAGTTGCTGTGTGGCCTGCTGGCCGATCGCCTGCGCATCAGCCCGGACAG GGTCTACATCAACTATTACGACATGAACGCGGCAAACGTGGGCTGGAACAACTCCACCTTCGCCTGA